A part of Arachis hypogaea cultivar Tifrunner chromosome 12, arahy.Tifrunner.gnm2.J5K5, whole genome shotgun sequence genomic DNA contains:
- the LOC112726401 gene encoding disease resistance protein RPV1 isoform X7, producing MITDVPSSSSSPSPSVKTRRWINHIFISFRGADTRKGFTDHLYAALERRGCIKTFKDDHDLESGEIISEGLIKGIQESMFALVVLSPNYASSRWCLDELQNIIECREKFNQVVFPIFYGVESSDVRYQRGTFEEAFRKHEERFKEEKGKVQRWRDALQKVASYSGWDSKDKHEAALIETIVDHIQKLLIPKLPSWVGNLVGVESRMKKLNSLIGMQLDDVRFIGIRGMGGIGKTTTARLIYESIEEQFNFSCFLANIREVSAKNGIVHIQRELLSHLSVRSNYFHNLYDGVKIIANSLHNKKVLLVLDDISERSQLENLAGKQEWFGPGSRIIITTRDKHLLMTHGVHQTCELEGLVQKEALHLFCLKAFKQDQPKSKYQKLCNEVVEYTRGLPLALEVLGSHLCGRTLEAWHNALKQIRSSPHPEIQNSLKISFESLSSTEREMFLDIACFFKGMNKDRVVEVLENCGHFPQIDIEILIDKSLVTLGRDNILEMHDLLEEMGKNIVFQESPNDPGKRSRLWSQDDISRALTQNKGTEAIQAIVDYARAQPYEARWFSELIQPAAHYYQLYEAKWSSEESKSFVESEEIQAIVESYTARRKSEEIQAIVDYDRPYNARWSSEEIQAIFEDIQAIVAYVRPYEARWSSEAFSKTSNIRLLKIRNACCLSHGLDCLPYALRVLDWHGCPLKTLPLTDQLDVVDINLSWSKIEQLWHGTKILHKLKCINLSFSGNLNQTPDFVEVPNLQSLVLEGCTSLTEIHSSVMQLKKLVQLNLKGCKRLKALPDTIHKLKSLKVLNVSYCSKLSSLPECLQEMNNLEELYASNTAIEELPLCLCHLENIKVVSFAGCKESTSELNCFRVPSAVCRPSLLRRGFAFREHHSTCLSQAMKFHHGLHLKSPLPLQKYHFLILLLQLNGWDLLCVSCW from the exons ATGATCACTGAtgtaccttcttcttcttcctctccctctccctccgtCAAGACCCGTAGATGGATCAACCATATATTCATCAGTTTCAGGGGTGCAGACACCAGAAAAGGCTTCACAGATCACCTTTATGCTGCACTGGAAAGAAGGGGTTGTATCAAAACTTTCAAGGATGATCATGACCTTGAGAGTGGGGAAATCATATCTGAAGGGCTCATCAAGGGAATTCAAGAGTCCATGTTTGCGCTTGTTGTCCTCTCACCAAACTATGCTTCCTCAAGATGGTGCTTGGATGAGCTGCAAAACATCATTGAGTGCAGGGAAAAGTTCAACCAAGTGGTTTTTCCTATCTTCTATGGTGTAGAATCCTCTGATGTAAGGTATCAGAGAGGAACCTTTGAAGAAGCTTTCAGAAAACATGAAGAGAGGTTCAAAGAAGAGAAGGGGAAAGTCCAAAGATGGAGAGATGCATTGCAAAAAGTTGCAAGTTATTCCGGTTGGGACTCCAAAGATAA GCATGAGGCAGCATTGATTGAAACAATTGTTGATCACATACAAAAATTACTGATTCCTAAGTTGCCATCATGGGTAGGAAACCTCGTTGGTGTTGAATCAAGGATGAAAAAGTTGAATTCACTCATCGGTATGCAGTTGGATGATGTTCGCTTTATAGGTATACGGGGAATGGGAGGCATAGGAAAAACAACAACTGCCAGATTAATATATGAATCAATCGAAGAGCAGTTCAACTTTAGTTGCTTTCTTGCAAACATTAGAGAGGTTTCTGCAAAAAATGGCATAGTTCACATCCAAAGGGAACTTCTTTCTCATCTTTCTGTAAGAAGTAATTACTTTCATAATTTGTATGATGGGGTAAAAATAATAGCAAACTCTTTGCACAACAAAAAGGTCCTCCTTGTTCTTGATGATATAAGTGAAAGAAGCCAATTAGAGAACTTAGCCGGAAAACAAGAATGGTTTGGTCCCGGTAGCAGAATAATCATCACTACTAGAGATAAGCATCTGCTAATGACACATGGCGTGCATCAGACATGCGAGCTTGAAGGCTTAGTTCAGAAAGAAGCCCTTCATTTATTCTGTCTGAAAGCTTTTAAACAAGATCAACCCAAAAGCAAATATCAGAAATTGTGCAACGAAGTGGTTGAATACACAAGAGGCCTTCCATTGGCACTTGAAGTATTGGGGTCCCATCTTTGTGGAAGAACTCTTGAGGCTTGGCATAATGCTTTAAAACAAATAAGAAGTTCTCCACACCCTGAAATCCAAAATTCATTGAAAATAAGTTTTGAAAGTTTGTCTAGCACAGAGAGAGAAATGTTTTTGGATATTGCTTGTTTCTTCAAAGGCATGAACAAGGATAGAGTAGTAGAAGTGTTAGAAAATTGTGGTCATTTTCCACAAATTGATATTGAAATTTTGATTGACAAATCTTTGGTCACTCTTGGTAGGGATAATATATTGGAAATGCATGATTTACTTGAAGAAATGGGAAAGAATATAGTGTTTCAAGAATCTCCAAATGATCCAGGAAAACGTAGTAGATTGTGGTCTCAAGATGACATCAGCCGTGCGTTGACACAAAATAAG GGAACTGAAGCAATTCAAGCGATAGTAGACTATGCTCGAGCTCAACCATATGAAGCAAGATGGTTCTCCGAACTAATTCAACCAGCAGCACACTATTATCAACTATATGAAGCAAAATGGAGCTCTGAAGAAAGTAAATCATTTGTAGAGTCTGAAGAAATTCAAGCAATAGTAGAATCATATACAGCAAGACGGAAGTCTGAAGAAATTCAAGCAATAGTAGACTATGATCGACCATATAATGCAAGATGGAGCTCTGAAGAAATTCAAGCTATCTTTGAAGATATTCAAGCAATAGTAGCCTATGTTCGACCATATGAAGCAAGATGGAGCTCTGAAGCTTTCTCCAAGACCAGCAACATAAGGTTGCTAAAGATACGTAATGCGTGTTGTCTTTCCCATGGCCTTGATTGCCTTCCTTATGCACTCAGAGTTCTTGACTGGCATGGATGCCCTCTGAAAACTCTGCCACTTACTGATCAACTGGATGTTGTTGACATCAATTTGTCTTGGAGCAAAATTGAACAACTTTGGCATGGAACAAAG ATTTTACATAAGTTGAAGTGCATCAACTTGAGTTTTTCCGGTAACCTAAACCAAACCCCTGACTTTGTGGAGGTTCCGAATCTCCAATCGTTAGTTCTTGAAGGTTGTACAAGCCTAACCGAAATCCACTCATCTGTTATGCAGCTCAAGAAACTTGTTCAATTGAACTTAAAAGGCTGCAAAAGGCTCAAAGCTCTTCCAG ataCCATTCATAAGTTGAAGTCCCTCAAAGTTCTTAATGTTTCTTATTGCTCGAAACTCAGTAGCTTGCCAGAGTGCCTACAGGAAATGAATAATCTGGAAGAACTTTATGCAAGCAATACTGCCATTGAAGAACTACCTTTATGTTTATGTCATCTAGAAAACATCAAAGTAGTGTCATTTGCTGGTTGCAAAGAGTCAACATCTGAGTTAAATTGCTTTCGAGTTCCATCTGCTGTTTGCCGTCCATCCCTTTTGAGAAG GGGATTTGCTTTCCGAGAACACCATTCGACATGTTTATCACAGGCAATGAAATTCCATCATGGTTTGCACCTCAAAAGTCCTCTTCCTTTGCAGAAATACCATTTCCTCATCCTTCTCCTCCAACTGAATGGCTGGGATTTGCTCTGTGTTTCTTGCTGGTAG
- the LOC112726401 gene encoding disease resistance protein Roq1 isoform X6, whose translation MITDVPSSSSSPSPSVKTRRWINHIFISFRGADTRKGFTDHLYAALERRGCIKTFKDDHDLESGEIISEGLIKGIQESMFALVVLSPNYASSRWCLDELQNIIECREKFNQVVFPIFYGVESSDVRYQRGTFEEAFRKHEERFKEEKGKVQRWRDALQKVASYSGWDSKDKHEAALIETIVDHIQKLLIPKLPSWVGNLVGVESRMKKLNSLIGMQLDDVRFIGIRGMGGIGKTTTARLIYESIEEQFNFSCFLANIREVSAKNGIVHIQRELLSHLSVRSNYFHNLYDGVKIIANSLHNKKVLLVLDDISERSQLENLAGKQEWFGPGSRIIITTRDKHLLMTHGVHQTCELEGLVQKEALHLFCLKAFKQDQPKSKYQKLCNEVVEYTRGLPLALEVLGSHLCGRTLEAWHNALKQIRSSPHPEIQNSLKISFESLSSTEREMFLDIACFFKGMNKDRVVEVLENCGHFPQIDIEILIDKSLVTLGRDNILEMHDLLEEMGKNIVFQESPNDPGKRSRLWSQDDISRALTQNKGTEAIQAIVDYARAQPYEARWFSELIQPAAHYYQLYEAKWSSEESKSFVESEEIQAIVESYTARRKSEEIQAIVDYDRPYNARWSSEEIQAIFEDIQAIVAYVRPYEARWSSEAFSKTSNIRLLKIRNACCLSHGLDCLPYALRVLDWHGCPLKTLPLTDQLDVVDINLSWSKIEQLWHGTKLKKLVQLNLKGCKRLKALPGKMEMSSLKVLNLSGCSNMNTVPDFGNCMGHLAELHLDGTAVTELPSSLACLVGLVLLHLQNCMYLVCLPDTIHKLKSLKVLNVSYCSKLSSLPECLQEMNNLEELYASNTAIEELPLCLCHLENIKVVSFAGCKESTSELNCFRVPSAVCRPSLLRRGFAFREHHSTCLSQAMKFHHGLHLKSPLPLQKYHFLILLLQLNGWDLLCVSCW comes from the exons ATGATCACTGAtgtaccttcttcttcttcctctccctctccctccgtCAAGACCCGTAGATGGATCAACCATATATTCATCAGTTTCAGGGGTGCAGACACCAGAAAAGGCTTCACAGATCACCTTTATGCTGCACTGGAAAGAAGGGGTTGTATCAAAACTTTCAAGGATGATCATGACCTTGAGAGTGGGGAAATCATATCTGAAGGGCTCATCAAGGGAATTCAAGAGTCCATGTTTGCGCTTGTTGTCCTCTCACCAAACTATGCTTCCTCAAGATGGTGCTTGGATGAGCTGCAAAACATCATTGAGTGCAGGGAAAAGTTCAACCAAGTGGTTTTTCCTATCTTCTATGGTGTAGAATCCTCTGATGTAAGGTATCAGAGAGGAACCTTTGAAGAAGCTTTCAGAAAACATGAAGAGAGGTTCAAAGAAGAGAAGGGGAAAGTCCAAAGATGGAGAGATGCATTGCAAAAAGTTGCAAGTTATTCCGGTTGGGACTCCAAAGATAA GCATGAGGCAGCATTGATTGAAACAATTGTTGATCACATACAAAAATTACTGATTCCTAAGTTGCCATCATGGGTAGGAAACCTCGTTGGTGTTGAATCAAGGATGAAAAAGTTGAATTCACTCATCGGTATGCAGTTGGATGATGTTCGCTTTATAGGTATACGGGGAATGGGAGGCATAGGAAAAACAACAACTGCCAGATTAATATATGAATCAATCGAAGAGCAGTTCAACTTTAGTTGCTTTCTTGCAAACATTAGAGAGGTTTCTGCAAAAAATGGCATAGTTCACATCCAAAGGGAACTTCTTTCTCATCTTTCTGTAAGAAGTAATTACTTTCATAATTTGTATGATGGGGTAAAAATAATAGCAAACTCTTTGCACAACAAAAAGGTCCTCCTTGTTCTTGATGATATAAGTGAAAGAAGCCAATTAGAGAACTTAGCCGGAAAACAAGAATGGTTTGGTCCCGGTAGCAGAATAATCATCACTACTAGAGATAAGCATCTGCTAATGACACATGGCGTGCATCAGACATGCGAGCTTGAAGGCTTAGTTCAGAAAGAAGCCCTTCATTTATTCTGTCTGAAAGCTTTTAAACAAGATCAACCCAAAAGCAAATATCAGAAATTGTGCAACGAAGTGGTTGAATACACAAGAGGCCTTCCATTGGCACTTGAAGTATTGGGGTCCCATCTTTGTGGAAGAACTCTTGAGGCTTGGCATAATGCTTTAAAACAAATAAGAAGTTCTCCACACCCTGAAATCCAAAATTCATTGAAAATAAGTTTTGAAAGTTTGTCTAGCACAGAGAGAGAAATGTTTTTGGATATTGCTTGTTTCTTCAAAGGCATGAACAAGGATAGAGTAGTAGAAGTGTTAGAAAATTGTGGTCATTTTCCACAAATTGATATTGAAATTTTGATTGACAAATCTTTGGTCACTCTTGGTAGGGATAATATATTGGAAATGCATGATTTACTTGAAGAAATGGGAAAGAATATAGTGTTTCAAGAATCTCCAAATGATCCAGGAAAACGTAGTAGATTGTGGTCTCAAGATGACATCAGCCGTGCGTTGACACAAAATAAG GGAACTGAAGCAATTCAAGCGATAGTAGACTATGCTCGAGCTCAACCATATGAAGCAAGATGGTTCTCCGAACTAATTCAACCAGCAGCACACTATTATCAACTATATGAAGCAAAATGGAGCTCTGAAGAAAGTAAATCATTTGTAGAGTCTGAAGAAATTCAAGCAATAGTAGAATCATATACAGCAAGACGGAAGTCTGAAGAAATTCAAGCAATAGTAGACTATGATCGACCATATAATGCAAGATGGAGCTCTGAAGAAATTCAAGCTATCTTTGAAGATATTCAAGCAATAGTAGCCTATGTTCGACCATATGAAGCAAGATGGAGCTCTGAAGCTTTCTCCAAGACCAGCAACATAAGGTTGCTAAAGATACGTAATGCGTGTTGTCTTTCCCATGGCCTTGATTGCCTTCCTTATGCACTCAGAGTTCTTGACTGGCATGGATGCCCTCTGAAAACTCTGCCACTTACTGATCAACTGGATGTTGTTGACATCAATTTGTCTTGGAGCAAAATTGAACAACTTTGGCATGGAACAAAG CTCAAGAAACTTGTTCAATTGAACTTAAAAGGCTGCAAAAGGCTCAAAGCTCTTCCAGGTAAAATGGAGATGAGTTCATTAAAGGTTTTAAATCTTTCTGGTTGCTCAAACATGAACACTGTCCCAGACTTTGGGAATTGCATGGGACATCTAGCAGAGCTTCATTTGGATGGAACTGCTGTAACAGAGTTACCTTCATCATTAGCATGTCTGGTTGGACTTGTTCTTTTGCATTTACAGAATTGCATGtatcttgtttgccttccagataCCATTCATAAGTTGAAGTCCCTCAAAGTTCTTAATGTTTCTTATTGCTCGAAACTCAGTAGCTTGCCAGAGTGCCTACAGGAAATGAATAATCTGGAAGAACTTTATGCAAGCAATACTGCCATTGAAGAACTACCTTTATGTTTATGTCATCTAGAAAACATCAAAGTAGTGTCATTTGCTGGTTGCAAAGAGTCAACATCTGAGTTAAATTGCTTTCGAGTTCCATCTGCTGTTTGCCGTCCATCCCTTTTGAGAAG GGGATTTGCTTTCCGAGAACACCATTCGACATGTTTATCACAGGCAATGAAATTCCATCATGGTTTGCACCTCAAAAGTCCTCTTCCTTTGCAGAAATACCATTTCCTCATCCTTCTCCTCCAACTGAATGGCTGGGATTTGCTCTGTGTTTCTTGCTGGTAG
- the LOC112726401 gene encoding TMV resistance protein N isoform X1: MITDVPSSSSSPSPSVKTRRWINHIFISFRGADTRKGFTDHLYAALERRGCIKTFKDDHDLESGEIISEGLIKGIQESMFALVVLSPNYASSRWCLDELQNIIECREKFNQVVFPIFYGVESSDVRYQRGTFEEAFRKHEERFKEEKGKVQRWRDALQKVASYSGWDSKDKHEAALIETIVDHIQKLLIPKLPSWVGNLVGVESRMKKLNSLIGMQLDDVRFIGIRGMGGIGKTTTARLIYESIEEQFNFSCFLANIREVSAKNGIVHIQRELLSHLSVRSNYFHNLYDGVKIIANSLHNKKVLLVLDDISERSQLENLAGKQEWFGPGSRIIITTRDKHLLMTHGVHQTCELEGLVQKEALHLFCLKAFKQDQPKSKYQKLCNEVVEYTRGLPLALEVLGSHLCGRTLEAWHNALKQIRSSPHPEIQNSLKISFESLSSTEREMFLDIACFFKGMNKDRVVEVLENCGHFPQIDIEILIDKSLVTLGRDNILEMHDLLEEMGKNIVFQESPNDPGKRSRLWSQDDISRALTQNKGTEAIQAIVDYARAQPYEARWFSELIQPAAHYYQLYEAKWSSEESKSFVESEEIQAIVESYTARRKSEEIQAIVDYDRPYNARWSSEEIQAIFEDIQAIVAYVRPYEARWSSEAFSKTSNIRLLKIRNACCLSHGLDCLPYALRVLDWHGCPLKTLPLTDQLDVVDINLSWSKIEQLWHGTKILHKLKCINLSFSGNLNQTPDFVEVPNLQSLVLEGCTSLTEIHSSVMQLKKLVQLNLKGCKRLKALPGKMEMSSLKVLNLSGCSNMNTVPDFGNCMGHLAELHLDGTAVTELPSSLACLVGLVLLHLQNCMYLVCLPDTIHKLKSLKVLNVSYCSKLSSLPECLQEMNNLEELYASNTAIEELPLCLCHLENIKVVSFAGCKESTSELNCFRVPSAVCRPSLLRRLDLSYCNLLAESIPDGFCGLSLLRDLDLSGNNFVNLPSDISKHSTLEYLCLNSCKKLQSLPELPLSIKTLYSLWRIKRSLTIGKKCYFQGICFPRTPFDMFITGNEIPSWFAPQKSSSFAEIPFPHPSPPTEWLGFALCFLLVADRPLGYYDAVISCYTATQTSLESCILVPDIQANKIMVRDKDEWMTETHVISRNVPVMEPKQPHLYILFLSIGEYLERMHTGYGFGLACWYDGSLIVQAGCRLVCKEDLQDIYGNHSHTSSVGPNEKNQKINNNDGPSS; encoded by the exons ATGATCACTGAtgtaccttcttcttcttcctctccctctccctccgtCAAGACCCGTAGATGGATCAACCATATATTCATCAGTTTCAGGGGTGCAGACACCAGAAAAGGCTTCACAGATCACCTTTATGCTGCACTGGAAAGAAGGGGTTGTATCAAAACTTTCAAGGATGATCATGACCTTGAGAGTGGGGAAATCATATCTGAAGGGCTCATCAAGGGAATTCAAGAGTCCATGTTTGCGCTTGTTGTCCTCTCACCAAACTATGCTTCCTCAAGATGGTGCTTGGATGAGCTGCAAAACATCATTGAGTGCAGGGAAAAGTTCAACCAAGTGGTTTTTCCTATCTTCTATGGTGTAGAATCCTCTGATGTAAGGTATCAGAGAGGAACCTTTGAAGAAGCTTTCAGAAAACATGAAGAGAGGTTCAAAGAAGAGAAGGGGAAAGTCCAAAGATGGAGAGATGCATTGCAAAAAGTTGCAAGTTATTCCGGTTGGGACTCCAAAGATAA GCATGAGGCAGCATTGATTGAAACAATTGTTGATCACATACAAAAATTACTGATTCCTAAGTTGCCATCATGGGTAGGAAACCTCGTTGGTGTTGAATCAAGGATGAAAAAGTTGAATTCACTCATCGGTATGCAGTTGGATGATGTTCGCTTTATAGGTATACGGGGAATGGGAGGCATAGGAAAAACAACAACTGCCAGATTAATATATGAATCAATCGAAGAGCAGTTCAACTTTAGTTGCTTTCTTGCAAACATTAGAGAGGTTTCTGCAAAAAATGGCATAGTTCACATCCAAAGGGAACTTCTTTCTCATCTTTCTGTAAGAAGTAATTACTTTCATAATTTGTATGATGGGGTAAAAATAATAGCAAACTCTTTGCACAACAAAAAGGTCCTCCTTGTTCTTGATGATATAAGTGAAAGAAGCCAATTAGAGAACTTAGCCGGAAAACAAGAATGGTTTGGTCCCGGTAGCAGAATAATCATCACTACTAGAGATAAGCATCTGCTAATGACACATGGCGTGCATCAGACATGCGAGCTTGAAGGCTTAGTTCAGAAAGAAGCCCTTCATTTATTCTGTCTGAAAGCTTTTAAACAAGATCAACCCAAAAGCAAATATCAGAAATTGTGCAACGAAGTGGTTGAATACACAAGAGGCCTTCCATTGGCACTTGAAGTATTGGGGTCCCATCTTTGTGGAAGAACTCTTGAGGCTTGGCATAATGCTTTAAAACAAATAAGAAGTTCTCCACACCCTGAAATCCAAAATTCATTGAAAATAAGTTTTGAAAGTTTGTCTAGCACAGAGAGAGAAATGTTTTTGGATATTGCTTGTTTCTTCAAAGGCATGAACAAGGATAGAGTAGTAGAAGTGTTAGAAAATTGTGGTCATTTTCCACAAATTGATATTGAAATTTTGATTGACAAATCTTTGGTCACTCTTGGTAGGGATAATATATTGGAAATGCATGATTTACTTGAAGAAATGGGAAAGAATATAGTGTTTCAAGAATCTCCAAATGATCCAGGAAAACGTAGTAGATTGTGGTCTCAAGATGACATCAGCCGTGCGTTGACACAAAATAAG GGAACTGAAGCAATTCAAGCGATAGTAGACTATGCTCGAGCTCAACCATATGAAGCAAGATGGTTCTCCGAACTAATTCAACCAGCAGCACACTATTATCAACTATATGAAGCAAAATGGAGCTCTGAAGAAAGTAAATCATTTGTAGAGTCTGAAGAAATTCAAGCAATAGTAGAATCATATACAGCAAGACGGAAGTCTGAAGAAATTCAAGCAATAGTAGACTATGATCGACCATATAATGCAAGATGGAGCTCTGAAGAAATTCAAGCTATCTTTGAAGATATTCAAGCAATAGTAGCCTATGTTCGACCATATGAAGCAAGATGGAGCTCTGAAGCTTTCTCCAAGACCAGCAACATAAGGTTGCTAAAGATACGTAATGCGTGTTGTCTTTCCCATGGCCTTGATTGCCTTCCTTATGCACTCAGAGTTCTTGACTGGCATGGATGCCCTCTGAAAACTCTGCCACTTACTGATCAACTGGATGTTGTTGACATCAATTTGTCTTGGAGCAAAATTGAACAACTTTGGCATGGAACAAAG ATTTTACATAAGTTGAAGTGCATCAACTTGAGTTTTTCCGGTAACCTAAACCAAACCCCTGACTTTGTGGAGGTTCCGAATCTCCAATCGTTAGTTCTTGAAGGTTGTACAAGCCTAACCGAAATCCACTCATCTGTTATGCAGCTCAAGAAACTTGTTCAATTGAACTTAAAAGGCTGCAAAAGGCTCAAAGCTCTTCCAGGTAAAATGGAGATGAGTTCATTAAAGGTTTTAAATCTTTCTGGTTGCTCAAACATGAACACTGTCCCAGACTTTGGGAATTGCATGGGACATCTAGCAGAGCTTCATTTGGATGGAACTGCTGTAACAGAGTTACCTTCATCATTAGCATGTCTGGTTGGACTTGTTCTTTTGCATTTACAGAATTGCATGtatcttgtttgccttccagataCCATTCATAAGTTGAAGTCCCTCAAAGTTCTTAATGTTTCTTATTGCTCGAAACTCAGTAGCTTGCCAGAGTGCCTACAGGAAATGAATAATCTGGAAGAACTTTATGCAAGCAATACTGCCATTGAAGAACTACCTTTATGTTTATGTCATCTAGAAAACATCAAAGTAGTGTCATTTGCTGGTTGCAAAGAGTCAACATCTGAGTTAAATTGCTTTCGAGTTCCATCTGCTGTTTGCCGTCCATCCCTTTTGAGAAGGTTAGATTTAAGTTATTGCAATCTACTTGCTGAATCAATACCAGATGGTTTTTGTGGCTTATCTTTGCTGAGGGATTTGGATCTTTCTGGCAACAACTTTGTTAACCTACCAAGCGACATTTCCAAACACTCTACGCTTGAATATCTTTGTCTAAACTCGTGCAAGAAGCTTCAGTCATTGCCTGAGCTTCCATTAAGCATAAAAACACTCTACTCTCTTTGGAGAATCAAGCGTTCCTTAACTATcggaaaaaaatgttattttcagGGGATTTGCTTTCCGAGAACACCATTCGACATGTTTATCACAGGCAATGAAATTCCATCATGGTTTGCACCTCAAAAGTCCTCTTCCTTTGCAGAAATACCATTTCCTCATCCTTCTCCTCCAACTGAATGGCTGGGATTTGCTCTGTGTTTCTTGCTGGTAGCTGATCGGCCTCTGGGCTATTACGATGCAGTGATCAGTTGTTACACGGCAACACAAACATCATTAGAGTCCTGCATACTCGTACCAGATATTCAGGCCAACAAAATAATGGTACGGGATAAAGATGAATGGATGACTGAGACTCACGTGATCAGCAGGAATGTTCCTGTTATGGAGCCAAAACAACCGCACCTTTACATTCTCTTTCTGTCCATTGGAGAATACCTTGAAAGAATGCATACAGGTTATGGGTTTGGTTTGGCGTGTTGGTATGACGGTTCATTGATAGTGCAGGCTGGGTGTCGTCTGGTGTGCAAGGAAGATCTTCAAGATATTTATGGAAATCATTCCCATACTTCCTCTGTAGGGCCTaatgaaaaaaaccaaaaaataaacaacaacgatggaccaagctcataa